The Taeniopygia guttata chromosome 4A, bTaeGut7.mat, whole genome shotgun sequence genome has a segment encoding these proteins:
- the LOC140684176 gene encoding uncharacterized protein yields MDSLTEQRLTSPNLPAPHLEHYSVLHCTMTLDVQTVVVFAVIVVLLLVNVILMFFLGTR; encoded by the coding sequence ATGGACAGTCTTACAGAGCAGAGGTTGACTTCTCCAAATCTGCCAGCCCCACACCTCGAACACTACAGTGTTCTGCATTGCACCATGACCTTGGATGTTCAAACGGTGGTCGTTTTTGCAGTGATTGTGGTGCTATTGCTTGTGAATGTCATACTCATGTTCTTCCTGGGCACTcgttaa